From Pandoraea norimbergensis, the proteins below share one genomic window:
- the argB gene encoding acetylglutamate kinase: MSDLQPNSIDDIAPALKAEILAEAMPYIRKYHGKTVVIKYGGNAMTEERLKQGFARDVILLKLVGINPVVVHGGGPQIDQALKKIGKQGTFIQGMRVTDEETMEVVEWVLGGEVQQDIVMLINQYGGQAVGLTGKDGGLINARKMLMPDRENAGQFIDIGYVGEVDSINPAVVRALQDDAFIPVISPIGVGEDGQAYNINADLVAGKLATVLGAEKLVMMTNIPGVMDREGNLLTDLSAREIDELFADGTISGGMLPKISSALDAAKSGVKSVHIVDGRIEHSVLLEILTEQPFGTMIRSH, from the coding sequence ATGTCCGATCTGCAACCGAATTCCATCGACGACATCGCACCCGCTCTCAAAGCCGAGATTCTGGCCGAGGCGATGCCGTATATCCGCAAATATCACGGTAAGACCGTGGTGATCAAATACGGCGGCAACGCGATGACCGAGGAGCGCCTGAAGCAGGGCTTCGCGCGCGACGTCATTTTGCTCAAGCTCGTGGGCATCAATCCGGTCGTGGTGCACGGCGGCGGCCCGCAAATCGATCAGGCACTCAAGAAGATCGGCAAGCAGGGCACGTTCATCCAAGGCATGCGCGTCACGGATGAAGAGACCATGGAAGTGGTCGAATGGGTGCTCGGCGGCGAAGTCCAGCAGGACATCGTGATGCTGATCAACCAATACGGCGGCCAGGCGGTCGGTCTCACCGGCAAGGACGGTGGTCTGATCAACGCCCGCAAGATGCTGATGCCGGATCGCGAGAATGCGGGCCAGTTCATCGACATCGGTTACGTCGGCGAAGTCGATTCGATCAACCCGGCCGTGGTGCGCGCGTTGCAAGACGACGCTTTCATCCCGGTGATCTCGCCGATCGGCGTGGGCGAAGACGGTCAGGCGTACAACATCAACGCCGACCTCGTGGCGGGCAAGCTCGCGACGGTGCTGGGCGCCGAGAAGCTGGTGATGATGACCAACATCCCGGGCGTGATGGACCGTGAAGGCAATCTGCTCACCGATCTGTCGGCTCGCGAAATCGACGAACTGTTTGCGGACGGCACGATCTCCGGCGGCATGCTGCCGAAGATTTCGTCGGCACTCGACGCGGCCAAGAGTGGCGTCAAGTCGGTGCACATCGTCGACGGCCGTATCGAACACTCAGTGCTGCTCGAGATTCTGACCGAGCAACCGTTCGGCACGATGATCCGCTCGCACTAA
- a CDS encoding Dph6-related ATP pyrophosphatase, whose translation MPTPAFFSWSGGKDSCLALHHALSCDASGAPHFDVRRLLAMFDESGDSSRSHGLPRELMQAQADALGIALDIGQAGWKGYEAAFIARLQAMRAEGITHGLFGDIDLQPHRDWEEKVCAAAGMTAVLPLWQRERLVLANEFISLGYRAVIVCVDGRYLGPEFVGREYDDALLADLPANVDACGENGEFHTFAYAGPRFAQPVAWRIEHVETIHGPAEYGGTPYHRASIVMR comes from the coding sequence ATGCCCACGCCCGCCTTCTTTTCATGGAGCGGCGGCAAGGACTCCTGCCTTGCCCTGCATCACGCCCTGTCTTGCGACGCGAGCGGCGCACCGCATTTCGACGTGCGCCGTCTGCTGGCGATGTTCGACGAATCGGGTGACAGCTCCCGCTCGCACGGGTTGCCTCGCGAGTTGATGCAGGCGCAGGCCGATGCGCTGGGCATTGCACTCGATATCGGACAAGCGGGCTGGAAAGGCTACGAAGCGGCGTTCATCGCGCGCTTGCAGGCGATGCGTGCCGAGGGCATCACGCATGGGTTGTTCGGCGACATCGATCTGCAACCGCATCGCGATTGGGAAGAAAAGGTGTGCGCGGCGGCGGGCATGACGGCGGTGTTGCCGCTGTGGCAGCGTGAGCGTCTGGTGCTGGCCAACGAGTTCATCTCGCTGGGGTATCGCGCGGTGATCGTCTGTGTCGACGGTCGCTACCTTGGGCCAGAATTCGTCGGTCGCGAATACGACGATGCGCTGCTGGCCGACTTGCCGGCCAACGTCGATGCATGCGGTGAGAACGGCGAGTTCCACACGTTTGCGTACGCGGGTCCGCGTTTCGCGCAACCGGTGGCGTGGCGCATCGAGCATGTCGAAACCATCCACGGTCCGGCCGAGTACGGCGGCACGCCGTACCATCGCGCGAGCATCGTGATGCGGTAA
- a CDS encoding LysR substrate-binding domain-containing protein gives MSLNLQQLRAFTTIVATGSLGRAATELHLTQPALSRTIKRLETDLGAAVFERHSKGMELTAVGQALLPHAMLLAREAELAREEIDALRGLSKGTIKVGAVGAIASHVLPLAIDRVLTRWPNLRVEIIEGVWDRLAQGLMRHEIDLALSTVAPDTDDIVAIGDCHWQDDSFVVAACDHPLRKQKRIALADTLGERWAIPPRGTAPYAHMEGVFAAHGLGLPNIVVETRSVPVLKSMVARCGFLTWMPEPMYDVEAKARVMDTLPIPTVRATRTLTAFRRRQGILPSPAVKLLDELRRLTAAA, from the coding sequence ATGAGCCTCAACCTCCAGCAACTGCGCGCGTTCACGACCATCGTCGCCACCGGCAGCCTCGGGCGTGCCGCGACGGAGTTGCATCTCACGCAGCCGGCACTGAGCCGCACCATCAAGCGCTTGGAGACCGATCTCGGCGCGGCGGTGTTCGAACGGCATAGCAAGGGGATGGAGCTCACGGCAGTCGGGCAGGCGTTGCTGCCCCACGCGATGCTGCTCGCCCGCGAGGCCGAACTGGCGCGCGAAGAAATCGATGCGCTACGCGGGCTGTCGAAAGGCACGATCAAGGTCGGCGCCGTGGGCGCGATTGCCAGTCACGTGCTGCCCCTCGCGATCGATCGTGTGCTGACGCGCTGGCCGAATCTGCGCGTGGAAATCATCGAAGGGGTGTGGGACAGGCTGGCGCAGGGGCTGATGCGTCACGAGATCGATCTCGCGCTATCGACCGTCGCGCCCGACACCGACGACATCGTGGCGATTGGCGATTGCCATTGGCAGGACGACAGCTTTGTCGTGGCCGCTTGCGATCATCCGCTGCGCAAACAGAAACGCATCGCGCTCGCCGATACGCTGGGCGAGCGCTGGGCCATTCCGCCGCGCGGCACTGCACCTTACGCACATATGGAGGGCGTGTTTGCGGCACATGGACTGGGGCTGCCGAACATTGTCGTGGAAACGCGTTCGGTGCCGGTACTCAAGAGCATGGTGGCGCGCTGCGGCTTTCTCACATGGATGCCGGAACCAATGTACGACGTGGAAGCGAAAGCGCGCGTGATGGACACGCTGCCGATTCCGACCGTGCGCGCCACACGAACGCTGACGGCGTTTCGCCGCCGGCAGGGCATTCTGCCCAGCCCTGCCGTGAAGTTGCTCGACGAGTTACGGCGGCTGACGGCGGCTGCCTGA
- the mdlC gene encoding benzoylformate decarboxylase yields MNDSRELRAGEAAGTTTQLTVREVVIDLMRRHGMTKVFANPGSTELPLFRDFPADFEYVLGLQEAVVVGMADGYAQATGNAAFINLHSAAGVGNAMGNIFTAFKNQTPLIVTAGQQARSILPFDPFLASVRATELPQPYVKLSLEPARAEDVPLALARAYHVAMQEPKGPVFVSIPVDDWDRAAEPVPPRQVSTRVQPDAAALDQLGAALDASERPVFVVGSSIDRAGAFDAVVALAERHNARVFTAPMCARCAFPEDHRLFAGFLPPMREKIVGLLGGHDLILVIGAPAFTYHVEGAGPHVPAGAALFQLIEDPGVAAWTPVGASVVGNVRLGVEALLTRAAPRLRALPAPRTVPPVATPENGDAPMSTAFALQTLASLRATQDIVVEEAPSARSVMQQYLPFTQAGTFFTMNSGGLGYSMPAAVGVAMASPGRRVIGLIGDGSAMYSIQALWSAAQLRLPITFVILNNRRYAALQDFAPSFGFGPHDPVQGTDLPDLDFVHLAAGMGVRGERVTQALALRDVLSQAIESGETRLVEIEVA; encoded by the coding sequence ATGAACGACAGCCGAGAACTGCGTGCTGGCGAAGCCGCCGGCACCACGACCCAACTCACCGTGCGCGAGGTCGTCATCGACCTGATGCGACGCCACGGCATGACCAAGGTCTTTGCCAACCCCGGTTCAACGGAGCTGCCGTTGTTCCGCGATTTCCCTGCCGATTTCGAATACGTATTGGGGCTGCAAGAAGCGGTCGTCGTTGGCATGGCCGATGGGTACGCGCAGGCGACCGGTAACGCAGCATTCATCAACCTGCACTCGGCAGCCGGCGTAGGCAACGCCATGGGCAACATCTTCACGGCGTTCAAGAACCAGACGCCGCTCATCGTGACTGCCGGTCAGCAAGCGCGCTCGATCCTGCCGTTCGATCCGTTTCTCGCCTCGGTGCGGGCCACCGAATTGCCACAGCCGTACGTCAAGCTCAGCCTGGAACCGGCGCGCGCCGAGGACGTGCCGCTCGCCTTGGCACGTGCCTATCACGTCGCGATGCAGGAGCCGAAGGGCCCGGTCTTCGTATCGATTCCGGTCGATGACTGGGACCGTGCGGCCGAACCCGTGCCGCCGCGTCAGGTGAGCACGCGGGTGCAGCCGGACGCCGCCGCACTCGATCAACTCGGGGCGGCGCTCGACGCGAGTGAGCGTCCGGTCTTTGTCGTGGGTTCGTCGATTGATCGCGCCGGCGCTTTCGATGCCGTGGTCGCGCTGGCCGAGCGTCACAACGCGCGCGTGTTCACCGCACCGATGTGCGCGCGCTGTGCCTTCCCGGAAGACCATCGCCTGTTCGCGGGCTTCTTGCCGCCGATGCGCGAGAAGATCGTCGGTCTGCTGGGCGGCCACGATCTGATTCTGGTCATCGGCGCACCGGCCTTCACGTATCACGTGGAAGGCGCCGGCCCGCATGTGCCCGCAGGTGCGGCGCTGTTCCAGTTGATCGAAGACCCGGGCGTAGCTGCGTGGACACCGGTAGGCGCCTCCGTGGTCGGCAACGTGCGCCTTGGCGTCGAAGCACTGCTCACGCGTGCCGCCCCTCGGCTGCGTGCCTTGCCCGCGCCGCGTACCGTCCCGCCGGTGGCGACGCCGGAGAACGGCGACGCACCGATGTCGACGGCCTTCGCGCTGCAAACCCTCGCCAGTCTTCGCGCCACGCAAGACATCGTTGTCGAAGAAGCTCCGAGTGCACGCTCGGTCATGCAGCAATACCTGCCCTTCACGCAGGCCGGCACGTTCTTCACGATGAACAGCGGTGGTCTCGGATATTCGATGCCCGCAGCCGTCGGCGTGGCGATGGCCAGCCCGGGCCGCCGCGTGATCGGGTTGATCGGCGACGGCTCTGCGATGTACTCGATTCAGGCGCTGTGGAGTGCAGCCCAACTGCGCCTGCCGATCACGTTCGTGATTCTGAACAACCGCCGCTACGCCGCATTGCAGGACTTCGCGCCATCGTTCGGCTTCGGTCCGCACGACCCGGTGCAGGGCACCGATCTGCCGGATCTCGATTTCGTGCATCTCGCGGCAGGTATGGGCGTGCGCGGCGAGCGCGTGACGCAAGCGCTTGCGCTGCGCGACGTCTTGTCGCAGGCCATCGAGAGCGGCGAGACCCGTCTGGTCGAGATCGAGGTGGCATGA
- a CDS encoding aldehyde dehydrogenase, with protein sequence MQTPQTLTMLIGGQRVAASNGATFERRNPLDGEVASRAPAATLDDARAAVRAAWAAFPAWSKTGPSERRALLMKAADQLEAKVEQFQAAMAAETGASGLWAGFNVHLAAQGLREAASMTTQIAGEVIPSDVPGSLAMGMRQAAGVVLGIAPWNAPVILGVRALALPLACGNTVVFKGSELCPATHGLIADALEEAGLPPGVVNFVTNAPQDAGAIVDALIAEPAVRRVNFTGSTRVGRIIATRCAEHIKPAVLELGGKAPCLVLDDADLEAAVNGVAFGAFANSGQICMSTERIVVAEAIADTFTEKLAAKARALPLGDPRNGPVVLGSVIDMATVERCNALIDDALAKGATLLCGGRAETTLMPATLLDHVTPDMKIYREESFGPVKGIVRVQDDEAAIACANDNAYGLSSAVFSRDIARAMQVAARIESGICHINGPTVHDEAQMPFGGVKASGWGRFGGKAGIHEFTDLRWVTVQTTPRHYPF encoded by the coding sequence ATGCAAACCCCTCAGACGCTCACGATGCTGATCGGCGGCCAACGTGTTGCCGCGAGCAATGGCGCAACGTTCGAACGGCGTAACCCGCTCGATGGCGAAGTCGCCTCACGTGCCCCGGCAGCCACGCTCGACGATGCGCGCGCTGCTGTGCGTGCTGCGTGGGCGGCATTCCCGGCGTGGTCGAAGACGGGCCCGAGCGAGCGCCGCGCACTGCTGATGAAGGCAGCCGATCAACTCGAAGCGAAGGTCGAACAGTTTCAGGCCGCGATGGCGGCAGAGACGGGTGCCTCCGGGCTGTGGGCTGGCTTCAACGTGCATCTGGCGGCGCAAGGTTTGCGCGAAGCCGCCTCGATGACGACGCAAATTGCTGGCGAGGTGATTCCGTCGGACGTCCCCGGCAGTCTCGCCATGGGCATGCGGCAGGCCGCAGGCGTGGTGCTTGGCATCGCCCCGTGGAACGCCCCAGTCATTCTTGGCGTACGCGCGCTGGCCTTGCCGCTCGCATGCGGCAATACGGTCGTGTTCAAAGGTTCCGAGTTGTGCCCGGCCACGCATGGACTAATTGCCGATGCACTCGAAGAAGCCGGTTTGCCGCCGGGTGTGGTGAACTTCGTGACGAACGCGCCGCAAGACGCTGGCGCGATTGTCGATGCGTTGATCGCCGAGCCTGCCGTTCGCCGCGTGAACTTCACGGGCTCGACACGTGTGGGCCGCATCATTGCGACGCGCTGCGCCGAACACATCAAACCGGCCGTGCTGGAGTTGGGTGGCAAGGCGCCCTGTCTGGTGCTCGACGATGCCGATCTCGAGGCCGCCGTGAATGGTGTGGCCTTCGGCGCATTCGCCAACTCGGGACAGATTTGCATGTCGACCGAGCGCATCGTCGTGGCCGAAGCCATTGCGGATACCTTCACCGAGAAGCTGGCGGCCAAGGCGCGCGCGCTGCCGCTGGGTGACCCGCGCAACGGCCCGGTCGTGCTTGGCTCGGTCATCGACATGGCGACCGTCGAGCGCTGCAACGCATTGATCGACGACGCGCTGGCGAAAGGGGCAACGCTGCTTTGCGGCGGTCGCGCCGAGACCACGCTGATGCCCGCGACGCTGCTCGATCACGTCACGCCCGACATGAAGATCTACCGCGAAGAATCGTTCGGCCCGGTCAAGGGCATCGTGCGCGTGCAAGACGATGAAGCCGCGATTGCCTGCGCCAACGACAACGCTTACGGCCTGTCGTCGGCGGTGTTCAGCCGCGACATCGCGCGTGCGATGCAGGTCGCCGCCCGCATCGAATCCGGCATTTGCCATATCAACGGCCCCACGGTGCACGACGAAGCGCAGATGCCGTTCGGCGGCGTGAAGGCGAGTGGCTGGGGACGCTTCGGCGGCAAGGCCGGTATCCACGAGTTCACCGATTTGCGCTGGGTGACAGTGCAAACGACACCGCGTCACTACCCGTTCTAA
- a CDS encoding MFS transporter, producing MSQPFETAPAGGGNPMAESQRNDAAPGAAPSATSSAPKGAAAGYGRVVAASCFGTAIEWYDFFVYGFLAPIVFDRLFFPQLDPMAGMIAVFATFAVGFVARPIGGIVFGHFGDRIGRKSILLFTLILMGVATTLIGLLPTYDMIGMWAPIMLVTLRFVQGFALGGESVGGLLMTVEGAPAHLRGLFGGLIQAAGPTSIVGASLAIVLITRLPEEDLLSWGWRIPFLVSLLLVALGTYVRLKVEESPTFKAVEKHREIAKVPVVEVLTHYWRPTLVTFFICLAETSFFYLVAIFSLSYGTKTLGLPRGMMADGVLYANILAMLTIPAFGMLSDKLGRRPMFLMGLAATAIFIYPFFLMMGSKETALVVMAIVIGAGVIHPMMFGPEGSFFSELFDTRVRFSGVSLGKQIGTVLGGGLAPMIAASLLAWSHGQIWPVIVYFLVLAAMALVSTFLVRETKNRTL from the coding sequence GTGTCACAACCTTTTGAAACCGCCCCTGCGGGCGGCGGCAACCCGATGGCGGAGTCGCAGCGCAATGACGCCGCGCCAGGTGCCGCACCCAGTGCAACATCAAGCGCCCCGAAAGGCGCAGCGGCGGGCTATGGCCGGGTGGTGGCGGCAAGCTGCTTCGGCACGGCCATCGAGTGGTACGACTTCTTCGTCTATGGATTTCTCGCGCCCATCGTGTTCGACCGGTTGTTCTTCCCGCAGCTCGATCCGATGGCGGGGATGATCGCGGTGTTCGCGACGTTTGCCGTCGGCTTCGTCGCGCGGCCGATCGGCGGCATTGTGTTCGGACACTTCGGCGATCGCATCGGACGCAAGTCGATCCTGCTCTTCACGCTGATTCTCATGGGCGTGGCGACCACGCTCATCGGTTTGCTGCCCACGTACGACATGATCGGCATGTGGGCGCCGATCATGCTCGTGACGCTGCGGTTCGTGCAGGGCTTCGCACTGGGCGGAGAATCGGTCGGCGGTTTGCTGATGACGGTCGAGGGGGCCCCGGCACATCTGCGCGGCCTGTTCGGTGGACTGATTCAGGCGGCCGGGCCGACGTCGATCGTGGGCGCATCGCTCGCCATTGTTCTGATCACACGGCTGCCGGAAGAGGATCTGCTCAGCTGGGGCTGGCGTATCCCATTCCTCGTGAGTCTGCTGCTCGTCGCACTCGGCACGTACGTGCGTCTGAAGGTCGAAGAGTCGCCGACCTTCAAGGCCGTCGAGAAGCACCGCGAGATCGCCAAGGTGCCGGTCGTGGAAGTGCTCACGCACTACTGGCGCCCGACGCTCGTGACGTTCTTCATCTGTCTGGCCGAGACGAGCTTCTTCTATCTCGTGGCGATTTTCTCGCTGTCGTATGGCACCAAGACGCTCGGCCTGCCGCGCGGCATGATGGCCGACGGCGTGCTCTACGCGAACATTCTGGCGATGCTCACTATCCCGGCGTTCGGTATGCTCTCCGACAAGCTGGGGCGACGCCCGATGTTCCTGATGGGGCTGGCGGCGACGGCGATCTTCATCTACCCGTTCTTCCTGATGATGGGCAGCAAGGAGACCGCACTGGTCGTGATGGCGATCGTTATCGGTGCGGGCGTGATCCACCCGATGATGTTCGGCCCGGAGGGCAGCTTCTTCTCGGAGTTGTTCGATACCCGCGTGCGCTTCTCGGGCGTGTCGCTGGGCAAGCAGATCGGTACGGTGCTGGGCGGGGGGCTCGCCCCGATGATCGCGGCGAGCCTGCTGGCGTGGAGCCATGGCCAGATCTGGCCGGTGATCGTGTACTTCCTCGTGCTGGCGGCGATGGCGTTGGTCTCGACGTTCCTCGTACGCGAAACCAAAAACCGCACGCTGTGA
- a CDS encoding M24 family metallopeptidase, translating to MPIMFALSHNASFNASFNASFNASAGLAAIPFPALVQQPVLAPPAIDRLDNDSLVAVQRARRDDEDVRRLDGRPAEHDRFGSPAAVLTKLVPLSQPVHHAPPVSTRKGDDLIDACAEKWRTASVPDCVHDIRKAIHDVAFKALYAILPAVNGCPAKPAARCFELGQLLEKKMAHLGYGQLFDLGHFCHETGLMSLMTDDATLTIGSLKALQFDQSFQLGSAIPAPLPTLAQHRNNLMDARLNKVARELNRLADLGTTPPVNAISDFHLVSMGLLDAPPAESDKSETAFREHLLRRIRTENLQLREYSRRDPLPIAQHLAGCANRDAPLSYLS from the coding sequence ATGCCCATCATGTTCGCGCTATCCCACAACGCATCCTTCAACGCGTCCTTCAACGCGTCCTTCAACGCGTCGGCCGGTCTCGCCGCCATCCCCTTTCCTGCGCTGGTGCAACAACCGGTGCTTGCCCCGCCCGCTATCGATCGACTCGATAACGACTCACTGGTCGCCGTGCAACGCGCGCGTCGCGATGACGAAGACGTGCGGCGTCTGGACGGACGGCCCGCCGAACATGACAGATTCGGTTCGCCCGCCGCCGTCCTGACGAAGCTCGTTCCACTCTCACAACCGGTGCATCACGCGCCGCCTGTCTCCACTCGCAAAGGCGACGACCTGATTGACGCCTGCGCCGAGAAATGGCGCACGGCAAGCGTGCCGGATTGTGTTCACGACATTCGAAAGGCCATCCACGACGTCGCCTTCAAGGCGCTTTACGCGATCTTGCCCGCCGTGAATGGGTGCCCGGCAAAGCCGGCCGCACGGTGCTTCGAGTTGGGTCAGTTGCTGGAGAAAAAGATGGCCCATCTGGGCTATGGCCAGTTGTTCGATCTGGGCCACTTCTGTCATGAAACTGGCCTGATGTCGTTGATGACGGACGATGCGACGCTCACGATCGGCTCGCTCAAGGCCCTGCAATTCGATCAGTCGTTTCAACTGGGGAGCGCGATTCCGGCCCCCTTACCCACGCTCGCACAACATCGAAACAACTTGATGGACGCCCGGTTGAACAAGGTCGCCCGCGAACTGAACCGGTTGGCCGACCTCGGCACCACGCCACCTGTCAACGCAATCTCCGACTTCCATCTCGTCTCGATGGGTCTGCTCGACGCGCCGCCTGCCGAGAGCGACAAGTCGGAGACGGCGTTTCGGGAGCATCTGTTGCGCCGTATCCGCACCGAGAATTTGCAGTTACGTGAATACAGCCGTCGCGACCCGTTGCCCATCGCTCAGCACCTTGCGGGCTGCGCGAATCGCGACGCGCCGCTCAGTTACCTGAGCTAA
- a CDS encoding PDR/VanB family oxidoreductase, whose amino-acid sequence MKVRLANKQDVATDICAFDLVSLDGSPLPGFTAGAHIDVHLPGGLVRQYSLCNAPGDTGRYRLGVLRDPASRGGSTGMHALSAGVELEISEPRNHFPLVDKAKHSILLAGGIGVTPILAMAEALAAVGASFEVHYCTREPARTAFGERFAQADLAGNTRVYHDSEGARADLTAILAQPSGGKHLYVCGPAGFIDAVLSRAEAAQWPEGNVHREYFAAPAATDGAIDAPFQVKLHSTGRVIDVKADETIVAALAAQGVEIQMSCEQGVCGTCLTRVIDGTPDHRDVYLTDEERAANDQMLPCCSRSKSAMLVLDL is encoded by the coding sequence ATGAAAGTCAGGCTGGCAAACAAGCAGGACGTCGCAACCGATATCTGCGCCTTCGATCTGGTGAGTCTCGACGGCAGCCCGCTGCCGGGCTTCACCGCCGGCGCGCATATCGACGTGCATCTGCCCGGCGGACTCGTGCGCCAATACTCGCTGTGCAATGCGCCCGGGGACACCGGGCGCTATCGTCTCGGCGTGTTGCGCGACCCCGCATCGCGTGGCGGCTCGACCGGCATGCACGCGCTGTCGGCCGGTGTCGAACTGGAGATCAGCGAACCGCGCAATCACTTCCCGCTGGTGGACAAGGCGAAGCACAGCATCCTGCTCGCCGGGGGCATCGGCGTGACGCCGATTCTGGCGATGGCCGAGGCATTGGCTGCGGTAGGGGCGTCGTTCGAAGTGCATTACTGCACGCGTGAGCCGGCCCGTACGGCGTTCGGCGAACGCTTCGCGCAGGCGGATCTCGCAGGGAACACGCGCGTCTATCACGACAGCGAGGGGGCCCGTGCCGATCTCACCGCGATCCTTGCGCAACCGTCGGGCGGCAAGCATCTGTATGTGTGCGGACCGGCCGGTTTCATCGATGCCGTACTCTCGCGTGCAGAAGCTGCGCAATGGCCCGAGGGCAATGTGCATCGCGAATACTTTGCCGCACCCGCCGCGACCGACGGTGCGATCGATGCGCCGTTTCAAGTCAAGCTGCATTCGACGGGGCGCGTGATCGACGTGAAGGCAGACGAGACCATCGTGGCAGCGCTCGCGGCACAAGGCGTCGAAATCCAGATGTCGTGCGAGCAAGGTGTCTGCGGCACGTGTCTCACGCGCGTGATCGACGGCACCCCCGATCATCGCGACGTCTATCTGACCGATGAAGAGCGCGCCGCCAACGATCAGATGCTGCCCTGCTGTTCGCGCAGCAAATCGGCCATGCTCGTGCTGGATCTGTAG
- a CDS encoding aromatic ring-hydroxylating dioxygenase subunit alpha: protein MFLKNTWYVACTPDEFAEKPLGRKVCNEPMVFFRDGDGKVAALEDFCPHRGAALSLGFVKDGQLVCGYHGLTVDGGGKCTKMVGQRVGGFPKTRAFPCVERYGFVWVWPGDAALANADEIPHLEWAVSDQWAYGGGLYHIKCDYRLMIDNLMDLTHETYVHASSIGQEEIEEAPPKTVTEGDSVVTARHMENIKAPPFWASALRANGLDDQVPCDRWQICRFTPPSHVMIEVGVAHAGHGGYNAPADKKAGSIVVDFITPETDESIWYFWGMARNFKPEDAELTAAIKRGQGGIFAEDQDVLEAQQRNLSAYPEKKILKLNIDAGGVQSRKVLDRLIDAERAGATQDAEHAA, encoded by the coding sequence ATGTTCCTCAAAAACACTTGGTATGTAGCCTGCACGCCGGACGAATTCGCCGAGAAGCCGCTGGGCCGCAAGGTCTGCAACGAGCCGATGGTGTTCTTCCGCGACGGCGACGGTAAGGTAGCGGCATTGGAAGACTTCTGCCCGCATCGTGGCGCGGCGTTGTCGCTGGGCTTCGTGAAGGACGGCCAGTTGGTGTGCGGCTATCACGGCCTCACGGTCGATGGCGGCGGCAAGTGCACGAAGATGGTCGGCCAGCGCGTCGGCGGTTTTCCGAAGACGCGTGCATTCCCGTGCGTGGAGCGTTACGGCTTCGTGTGGGTGTGGCCCGGCGATGCCGCGCTCGCCAACGCCGACGAAATTCCGCATCTGGAATGGGCCGTGAGCGACCAATGGGCCTATGGCGGCGGCCTGTATCACATCAAGTGCGATTACCGCCTGATGATCGACAACCTGATGGATCTCACGCACGAGACGTACGTGCACGCGAGCAGCATCGGGCAGGAAGAAATCGAAGAAGCGCCGCCGAAGACGGTCACGGAAGGTGACAGCGTGGTAACCGCGCGTCACATGGAGAACATCAAGGCGCCGCCGTTCTGGGCGAGCGCACTGCGCGCGAACGGTCTGGACGATCAGGTGCCGTGCGATCGCTGGCAGATCTGCCGCTTCACGCCGCCGAGCCACGTGATGATCGAAGTGGGTGTCGCGCACGCAGGCCATGGCGGTTACAACGCCCCTGCGGACAAGAAGGCGGGCAGCATCGTGGTGGACTTCATCACGCCCGAGACCGACGAGTCGATCTGGTACTTCTGGGGCATGGCACGCAACTTCAAGCCGGAAGACGCCGAGCTGACCGCGGCGATCAAGCGCGGCCAAGGCGGCATCTTCGCCGAAGACCAGGATGTGCTCGAAGCGCAGCAACGCAACCTGTCGGCGTATCCGGAGAAGAAGATTCTCAAGCTCAACATCGACGCCGGTGGCGTGCAATCGCGTAAGGTACTCGATCGTCTGATCGATGCCGAGCGTGCGGGCGCCACGCAAGACGCGGAGCACGCAGCATGA
- a CDS encoding GntR family transcriptional regulator: protein MLHPTPTTVQLREMILKGELAPGERLAEAKLAEQLGVSRMPIRQALPVLAEEGLVVRAGQRGYAVRAHTRDESVEALHLRGALEGYAARLLAEKGASAELLKQLRDLLAEGDALLADHTMTPEVQIGYASLNARFHDLLVTGAHNPLLEGFIARCNLVPFVAPRTVAFGHEDRRQYADIIAYAHRQHHAIVEAIAARQPDRAEFMCREHIVTQEHSMGAQLL from the coding sequence ATGCTGCACCCCACGCCGACCACCGTTCAATTGCGCGAGATGATTCTCAAGGGCGAGCTCGCCCCGGGCGAACGTCTGGCCGAAGCCAAGCTCGCCGAACAGCTTGGGGTCTCGCGCATGCCCATCCGGCAAGCGCTGCCGGTACTCGCGGAGGAAGGGTTGGTCGTACGCGCCGGACAGCGTGGTTATGCGGTGCGTGCCCACACCCGGGACGAGAGCGTGGAAGCGTTGCATCTGCGCGGCGCACTCGAAGGCTATGCCGCCCGTCTGCTGGCCGAGAAGGGCGCGAGCGCCGAATTGCTCAAGCAACTGCGCGACCTGCTCGCCGAAGGCGATGCGTTGCTGGCCGATCACACCATGACGCCGGAAGTGCAGATCGGCTACGCGTCGCTCAACGCGCGCTTTCACGATCTGCTCGTGACGGGTGCCCACAATCCGCTGCTCGAAGGCTTTATCGCGCGCTGCAATCTGGTGCCGTTCGTCGCCCCCCGCACGGTCGCGTTCGGGCACGAAGATCGCCGTCAGTACGCAGACATCATCGCGTATGCCCATCGCCAGCATCACGCCATCGTCGAGGCGATTGCCGCGCGTCAGCCCGACCGCGCCGAATTCATGTGCCGCGAGCACATCGTCACGCAAGAACACAGCATGGGGGCGCAGTTGCTCTGA